The genomic stretch TCTGAAGGCTGTGGAAGCCGTGAACAGCAAGATCCGTGATGCACTGGTAGGCAAAGATGCGGCTGATCAGCGTGCTCTGGATCAGATCATGCTGGACCTCGACGGTACCGAGAACAAGGCCAACCTGGGCGCCAACGCCATCCTGGCAGTTTCCCTGGCGGCGGCCAAGGCTGCAGCGATTTCCCTGGGCAAGCCGCTGTACGAGCATATTGCTGATATCAACGGCACCTCTGGCCAGTTTTCCATGCCGGTGCCGATGATGAACATCCTGAACGGTGGCGAGCACGCGGATAACAACGTTGATATCCAGGAGTTCATGGTTCAGCCGGTTTCCGCCAAGAGCTTCTCCGAAGCCCTGCGGGTTGGCGCGGAGATTTTTCACAGCCTGAAAAAAGTGCTGAAGGCCCAGGGCCTGAACACAGCGGTTGGTGATGAGGGTGGTTTTGCTCCCAACCTGCCCTCCAACGAAGCGGCGCTGGCGGTTATCCAGGAAGCGGTCGAGAAGGCCGGTTACAAGCTTGGTACCGATGTGACCCTCGCCCTGGACTGTGCGTCTTCCGAATTCTACAAGGATGGCCAGTACCAGCTGTCCGGCGAAGGCAAGAGCTTCGATTCCGAGGGCTTTGCCGATTACCTAGCCGGCCTGTGTGAGCGATATCCGATTGTCTCCATTGAAGACGGCATGGACGAGAGCGACTGGGATGGCTGGAGGGTGCTGACTGACAAACTGGGCGCCAAGGTTCAACTGGTTGGTGACGACCTGTTTGTGACCAACACCAAAATCCTGAAGCAGGGTATCGAGAAGGGCGTGGGTAACTCCATCCTGATCAAGTTCAACCAGATCGGCA from Marinobacter adhaerens HP15 encodes the following:
- the eno gene encoding phosphopyruvate hydratase yields the protein MTKIANIKGREVLDSRGNPTVEADVILEDGTVGSACAPSGASTGSREALELRDGDASRYLGKGVLKAVEAVNSKIRDALVGKDAADQRALDQIMLDLDGTENKANLGANAILAVSLAAAKAAAISLGKPLYEHIADINGTSGQFSMPVPMMNILNGGEHADNNVDIQEFMVQPVSAKSFSEALRVGAEIFHSLKKVLKAQGLNTAVGDEGGFAPNLPSNEAALAVIQEAVEKAGYKLGTDVTLALDCASSEFYKDGQYQLSGEGKSFDSEGFADYLAGLCERYPIVSIEDGMDESDWDGWRVLTDKLGAKVQLVGDDLFVTNTKILKQGIEKGVGNSILIKFNQIGSLSETLDAIKMAQDAGFTAVISHRSGETEDTTIADLAVATCAGQIKTGSLCRSDRVAKYNQLLRIEEALDGKAPYRGLSEIKGQG